A genome region from Leptodactylus fuscus isolate aLepFus1 chromosome 6, aLepFus1.hap2, whole genome shotgun sequence includes the following:
- the LOC142210110 gene encoding cell adhesion molecule CEACAM15-like, whose amino-acid sequence MERFLVLMEILFSFSLSALLGTIQLIPQYPAINGSVILSVTGNNERILSFSWYKGPSTSSEYQILRYVPSYSSIIIQGPLYSPRFSVLNNGSLQIKDLRMTDGGGYIARIQTETSVKEIHVSLTVYELVTKPIITSSHHPVREGDFYVLACVTANAEKITWMRLNKNFPEGAEISADSRTVTFNDFKHIDVGEYQCEAENLVSTKVSDIFSVGYHSGSSPSVIAGIVCGTVLIIVLILCATYLLYTYYILPSRMAQKDPCRSAFPPPNKTNESGKPHGKYF is encoded by the exons ATGGAAAGGTTTTTAGTTCTCATGGAAATcctcttttctttttctctttcagCTTTGCTGGGGACTATCCAGCTGATCCCGCAGTATCCGGCTATTAATGGATCCGTCATCCTGAGTGTTACTGGGAATAACGAGAGAATCCTGAGTTTTTCCTGGTACAAAGGACCAAGTACAAGTTCTGAGTACCAGATCCTGAGATATGTACCCAGCTATAGCTCCATAATAATTCAGGGCCCTCTGTACAGTCCTAGGTTCTCAGTGTTAAATAATGGATCATTACAGATTAAAGATCTTCGAATGACAGACGGGGGAGGATACATAGCGAGGATACAGACGGAGACATCCGTAAAGGAAATACACGTGAGCCTGACCGTCTATG AATTGGTCACCAAACCAATAATCACATCCTCACACCACCCAGTCCGAGAAGGAGACTTCTATGTCCTCGCATGTGTCACAGCCAATGCTGAGAAGATAACATGGATGCGGCTAAATAAAAACTTCCCCGAGGGGGCCGAAATCTCCGCAGATTCCAGAACTGTCACATTCAATGACTTCAAACATATTGATGTGGGAGAATATCAGTGCGAGGCCGAGAATCTGGTCAGTACGAAAGTCAGCGACATCTTCAGTGTGGGAT ATCACTCTGGATCGAGCCCTTCAGTAATAGCGGGCATTGTGTGTGGCACAGTATTGATCATTGTACTAATACTTTGTGCCACCTACCTCCTATACACGTATTACATCCTCCCTTCACGAATGGCTCAGAAAG ACCCTTGTAGATCAGCCTTCCCCCCACCCAATAAGACCAATGAATCTGGTAAGCCACACGGTAAGTATTTCTAG